The region CAATATTTTTTACTTGAGAAAAACTTATTGATTGTATGAAAAATAGTACTATTAGCGTCAAGGGTCTAACTGTGAATTTCATAAAATTTTAAATGTATTTTTATTAGAAATGCTTAATAATGCGATTAAAATATTGATTTTTCAATCTGAATAAATCTAATTTTTTAAATTATTTTTAATTTATATCGTTATAGTTGATATTAAACTAATGTAATATACAATTTTTTTAATTAACATTTTTATAACAATTTTTTTTAAAATCTAAAGTACAGTAAATTAATTAATTAAAAAAAAAATGTTGTGTTTTTGTAGTGTGTTGATATTTAGTTTGAAGTGTTTTTGTAAAGAATTTTAATTCTACATTATTAAAATTTAACATTATAATTGCATGAAATTACTAATTAATTAACCAAAATTTTTAGAAAAATGAAATTGACAAAATTACTTATTTTTTGTGTTTCGTCTTTACTGTTTTCAGTTATCGCATTTGCTCAGGATGTGACGGTAACGGGAACAATTAGTGATGAAAGCGGATTGCCCGTCCCAGGGGCAACGATTTTAGTAAAGGGGACTAATAAAGCAACTGCTTCTGACTTTGATGGGAAGTTTCAGATTAGTGTTCCATCTAATGGAACTTTGGTAGTTAGTTTCGTTGGTTTTGAAACTGCTAATGAAGCAGTAAACGGAAAGACAAAGCTTAATGTTGTACTTAAAGCAGTATCGCAAAGTTTAAATGAAGTGGTTGTTATTGGATACGGTACCCAAAAGAAAGCTTTGATTACTGGTGCTTCGACCAATTTAAAAGGAGAAACAATTCAGGATTTAAATACGGGTTCTGCCATGGAAGCACTTCAGGGTATAGCACCTGGTATTAGTATTACCAGAAATAGTGGTGCTCCTGGCGCTGGAACTAAGGTAACTATTCGTGGAATTGGCACAGTTGGAAATTCAAATCCTTTGTATATCGTAGACGGCGTACCGGTTGGAGATATAGATTATCTAAATCCTTCAGATATTGAGTCTATAGATGTTTTAAAAGATGCTGCTTCGGCAGCAATTTATGGTTCAAGAGCTGCTAATGGAGTTGTTTTGGTAACGACTGTAAAAGGACGTAAAGGAAGGCCGGCTAGAATTAGCTATGACTCTTACTTTGGTATTCAAAACATTTATAAAAATTTAGATCCTTTGAATGCGCAGGAATATATGTATATTATGGATGAAGGAAGAGTTAATGATGGACTTGCGCCAACTGATTGGAAAGCTACGCTGACCAATAATAGCTGGCTGGAAGCAAATTATCCTGGTGCAGGAACGCAATTAGGAAATGAAATTTGGGATAAGTTGCAAAATGGGTGGACTGGGACTAACTGGGTTAATGAAATGTCTAAAAAAGACGCACCAATTGTTAGCCACTCTATAAACATGACAGGTGGAAGTGAAGATATTATTTATTCATTAGGATTTTCTTATTTTGATCAAGACGGGATATTAGGAGGAAATCTTGTAGATGCAGGATTTAAGAGATTAACAGCGAGAATGAATACTCAAATGGTATTAAAAAAGAATGAAAGCCATAGTATTATAACAATTGGAGAAAATTTAACTTATACAAATATTCAAAAAAGAGATGTGTCTTCGGGCGATATTTATGGTAATGATTTGCATAATGCCCTTGCACAGAATCCATTGCAGCCTGCATATTGGCAGACGGCTATTGATAGAAACATAAGCCCATACGGATTTACTCCTACTCTTGAAGGTATATCTACCAATCAGACTAATCCATTAGCTGTAATGTATTATAGAAGTAATTATAATTATCCAAGAGATCATAAAATTATAGGAAATGTCTTTTTAGAGGTTGAACCAATTGCAGATCTTCGTTTTAAATCTGTTTACAATGTTGATTCCTGGTTTGGATACAGTAGATCAATGAATCCGACTTATCATTTAGGTGTACTTTATAATGATTCAGTAGACGGTGCTACACAATCTCAATATTTTGGAGCAAACACAACTTGGACAAATACTGTTTCCTATCAAAAACAGTTTGGAAACCATAATCTTAATGCTGTGATTGGTACTGAGTTACTGCAAAATGTAGTTAACACCGATGTTTCAGGTACTAGAAACGGATTAACATTTCCTGGAGATCCAAAATATGCTTATTTGAATAATACACAATCTCCAACTTCTGTAGCGGCGATTAACACTTCGGGTAAAGATACGGCTGCTGGTGGTGGTGGTTTAATGTCATATTTTGCAAGAGCTCAATATGACTACAAAGAAAAATATCTTCTATCTGCTGTAATTCGTCGTGACGGATCTTCTAATTTTGGCGACGGTCACAGGTATGGTAATTTCCCTTCTGTATCTGCGGGTTGGGTTATATCCAAAGAAGATTTTATGTCTGGTATATCAAAGACTCTTAATTTCTTAAAATTAAGAGGAAGCTGGGGGCAAAATGGAAATCGATATACGGATTACGATTTTTATTATACGTCAAGTATTGCTTATGCATTTCCTGGATACTTTTTTGGAGATACTAAGCCGGTTTCTGGTCAAACAGCATATCCATCAAAAGTTCCAAATCCTAATGTTAGTTGGGAAACATCTGAGCAGCTTGATTTTGGATTAGATGCTTCTTTATTTGATTCAAAGTTAGGAATCACTTTTGACTGGTATAATAAAACAACTAAAGACTGGTTGGTTATAGCTCAGCTTCCAGGTACTGCCGGAGCAGGATTTCCTTACATTAACGGAGGGGATATTGAAAACAAAGGTTTCGAATTTTCTGTAAGCTGGAAAGAT is a window of Flavobacterium crocinum DNA encoding:
- a CDS encoding SusC/RagA family TonB-linked outer membrane protein: MKLTKLLIFCVSSLLFSVIAFAQDVTVTGTISDESGLPVPGATILVKGTNKATASDFDGKFQISVPSNGTLVVSFVGFETANEAVNGKTKLNVVLKAVSQSLNEVVVIGYGTQKKALITGASTNLKGETIQDLNTGSAMEALQGIAPGISITRNSGAPGAGTKVTIRGIGTVGNSNPLYIVDGVPVGDIDYLNPSDIESIDVLKDAASAAIYGSRAANGVVLVTTVKGRKGRPARISYDSYFGIQNIYKNLDPLNAQEYMYIMDEGRVNDGLAPTDWKATLTNNSWLEANYPGAGTQLGNEIWDKLQNGWTGTNWVNEMSKKDAPIVSHSINMTGGSEDIIYSLGFSYFDQDGILGGNLVDAGFKRLTARMNTQMVLKKNESHSIITIGENLTYTNIQKRDVSSGDIYGNDLHNALAQNPLQPAYWQTAIDRNISPYGFTPTLEGISTNQTNPLAVMYYRSNYNYPRDHKIIGNVFLEVEPIADLRFKSVYNVDSWFGYSRSMNPTYHLGVLYNDSVDGATQSQYFGANTTWTNTVSYQKQFGNHNLNAVIGTELLQNVVNTDVSGTRNGLTFPGDPKYAYLNNTQSPTSVAAINTSGKDTAAGGGGLMSYFARAQYDYKEKYLLSAVIRRDGSSNFGDGHRYGNFPSVSAGWVISKEDFMSGISKTLNFLKLRGSWGQNGNRYTDYDFYYTSSIAYAFPGYFFGDTKPVSGQTAYPSKVPNPNVSWETSEQLDFGLDASLFDSKLGITFDWYNKTTKDWLVIAQLPGTAGAGFPYINGGDIENKGFEFSVSWKDKVGGFKYGITVSGAANKNKVTKVANADGIIHGVSNVLSQGTSEISRAQVGFPIGYFYGYKTAGILQNQQEVNAYVGPSGQPYFNDQRPGDVRFVDLNNDGVIDEKDKTMLGDPNPDFQLGIQLNFEFKNVYLNTTMAGKYGMQVMQSYRSFADMPKQNYTSDVFNRWHGEGTSNTMPRLSSVSNRNSNYISDIYMHNADYLRINNLTVGYNFNEILKDFKFISNLKFYVAVNNLYTFTKYDGMDPEVRWAGNNTTTPWASGIDLGLYPQSRTVMFGLSADF